The DNA segment CTAATGGTTTTTACCGTACCCAATCCCAATTCCGTCAATTTATCACAGGTTCGTTTAGAAATTCGTAATTTACAGTCGCAATTAGTAGCATGGCGGCGCAAGCTGCACCAAAAGCCAGAATTAGGTTTTCAAGAGCGAATAACAGCCGATTTTATTGCTAGTAAGCTACGGGAATGGCAGATCGACCATCAAACAAACATTGCCGAAACGGGTATCGTTGCGACGATAAAAGGTAGTAAAGAAGGCTCAAATAAAGTCTTGGCAATTCGCGCCGATATGGATGCCTTACCCATTCAAGAAGAAAATGAAGTTCCCTATCGATCGCAACACGATGGTAAAATGCATGCCTGCGGACATGACGGTCACGTAGCGATCGCGCTAGGTACGGCATACTACTTATCTCAGCATCAACAAGCCTTTACGGGAACGGTCAAAATTATCTTTCAACCAGCCGAAGAAGGTCCTGGTGGTGCAAAACCAATGATTGAAGCAGGAGTATTACATAACCCCGATGTCGATGCAATAGTTGGTCTACACTTATGGAACAATCTTCCTTTAGGTACCGTAGGCGTTCGAGAGGGGGCATTAATGGCGGCTGTCGAATGTTTTCGCTGTACTATTCTTGGTAAAGGCGGACATGGCGCGATGCCCGACCAAACTATAGATTCAGTCTTAGTTGCCAGTCAGATTGTCAATGCCTTACAGACTATAGTGGCACGTAATCTCAATCCGTTAGATTCGGCAGTGGTTACTGTGGGCGAACTTCATGCAGGTACCGCACATAACATTATTGCCGATACCGCCAGAATGAGCGGTACGGTGCGATATTTTAAACCAGAGTTAGAAAATTATTTTGGCAATAGAATTGAGGCAATTGTTGCTGGTATCTGCCAGAGTCACGGCGCAAAATACGAACTAGATTACTGGCGACTATATCCACCTACAGTTAATGATAGTGCGATCGCCGAACTAGTGCGTTCTGTTGCCACTCAAATAGTAGAAACACCCGTCGGAGTCGTACCAGAATGCCAAACTATGGGCGGTGAAGATATGGCTT comes from the Myxosarcina sp. GI1 genome and includes:
- a CDS encoding M20 family metallopeptidase, with product MVFTVPNPNSVNLSQVRLEIRNLQSQLVAWRRKLHQKPELGFQERITADFIASKLREWQIDHQTNIAETGIVATIKGSKEGSNKVLAIRADMDALPIQEENEVPYRSQHDGKMHACGHDGHVAIALGTAYYLSQHQQAFTGTVKIIFQPAEEGPGGAKPMIEAGVLHNPDVDAIVGLHLWNNLPLGTVGVREGALMAAVECFRCTILGKGGHGAMPDQTIDSVLVASQIVNALQTIVARNLNPLDSAVVTVGELHAGTAHNIIADTARMSGTVRYFKPELENYFGNRIEAIVAGICQSHGAKYELDYWRLYPPTVNDSAIAELVRSVATQIVETPVGVVPECQTMGGEDMAFFLQQVPGCYFFLGAANPEKDLAYPHHHPRFDFDETALPMGVEIFVRCVEKFLDN